One window of Chloroflexus aggregans DSM 9485 genomic DNA carries:
- a CDS encoding glutathione peroxidase, which produces MNVYDFSARTIDGVIQSLADYRGNVLLIVNVASYCGLTPQYGDLESLYRRYRERGLVVLGFPSNQFNQEPDDEETIKAFCIRTYAITFPLFAKIEVNGPNTHPLFAYLKAQQPGSSPDGEIKWNFTKFLVNRNGIPVRRYAPTDTIGSIERELVELL; this is translated from the coding sequence ATGAACGTCTACGACTTTTCGGCTCGCACCATCGACGGAGTGATCCAATCGCTCGCCGACTATCGCGGCAACGTGCTCTTAATTGTGAACGTCGCCAGTTACTGTGGATTAACACCGCAATACGGTGATCTGGAATCGCTTTACCGACGCTATCGCGAGCGGGGACTGGTCGTGCTCGGTTTCCCTAGCAACCAATTCAATCAAGAACCGGATGATGAGGAAACGATTAAGGCTTTCTGTATACGAACCTACGCGATCACCTTTCCCCTGTTTGCCAAGATTGAGGTCAACGGCCCCAATACCCATCCGCTCTTTGCCTATCTCAAGGCCCAACAGCCGGGTAGCAGCCCTGACGGCGAGATCAAGTGGAACTTTACCAAGTTTTTGGTTAACCGCAACGGCATTCCGGTGCGCCGCTACGCCCCCACTGACACCATTGGCTCCATCGAGCGCGAGCTGGTAGAGTTGTTGTAA
- a CDS encoding VOC family protein codes for MFRYVVPKFPTANVTASVEFYKRTLGFVELFNYGDYAAVKRDAVEIHLWECQDKNIAENTACRIAVDNIEALYTEYQQAGVIHPNGDLEEKPWGGKEFVALDMERYSMIKKIRSLVQMDDVV; via the coding sequence ATGTTCAGATATGTCGTCCCCAAATTCCCTACTGCTAATGTAACGGCTTCGGTTGAATTTTATAAGCGCACATTGGGCTTTGTGGAGCTTTTCAACTATGGCGATTATGCTGCCGTTAAGCGCGATGCCGTAGAAATCCATCTTTGGGAATGTCAGGATAAGAATATCGCCGAGAACACTGCTTGCAGGATCGCAGTAGACAATATTGAAGCGTTGTATACGGAGTACCAGCAAGCAGGAGTTATCCATCCAAACGGTGATTTGGAAGAAAAGCCTTGGGGCGGGAAAGAGTTTGTCGCGCTTGATATGGAACGGTACAGTATGATCAAGAAAATTCGGTCGCTGGTGCAGATGGATGACGTTGTCTGA
- a CDS encoding GyrI-like domain-containing protein → MCLANYNKRLVRYNERIRDGFQQIKDWAQQRGYDLSALKVIGIPHTNGAQLVGYDCALELPESISQNTEDIQTKQLPGGRYAILSLEKDSNTIGATIGRFFAEYVPQHQLIVDPQRPRYEVYYEHTMDVCVPIL, encoded by the coding sequence ATGTGTCTTGCCAACTACAACAAGCGACTGGTAAGGTATAACGAACGAATCCGAGACGGTTTTCAACAGATAAAAGACTGGGCTCAACAGCGCGGTTATGACCTTTCAGCCCTAAAGGTAATTGGCATCCCACACACCAATGGCGCTCAATTAGTTGGTTATGATTGCGCACTCGAACTTCCTGAATCCATTTCCCAAAACACAGAAGATATCCAAACAAAACAACTACCAGGTGGGCGGTATGCAATCCTATCACTTGAGAAGGACTCGAATACGATAGGAGCGACGATTGGGCGTTTCTTTGCAGAGTATGTGCCACAACATCAACTGATTGTAGACCCGCAACGTCCCAGGTATGAAGTCTACTACGAGCATACGATGGACGTTTGTGTTCCGATTTTGTAG
- a CDS encoding DUF4928 family protein, translating into MSNVQTEKIKQESRQILKDWLVSCTRRGKISRNTVAIGIVVFDHLRHSCPASRDEVISQGGEVSGARSGLGKILGEYGIPSSYLKEVTTRQGHQDGQRLLEQLEWGKNLAKIPAEEREHFLLECIEDLKKLASEWLKRQSLKIDVDRRQAPTTWVNVIIENSKGHSGGIVEQHLVGAKLARRFRNLSIPNYPAHAGDSQTERAGDFEISKMVYHVTSAPSRNVLQKCASNIRVGLYPVLLVPREQESKARVLAQDEGIDKELTIISIEDFVALNIIELATDESKDFFAVLKEIIEIYNKRLSEVESDLSLQIEVH; encoded by the coding sequence GTGAGCAATGTACAGACCGAAAAAATCAAGCAGGAAAGCCGTCAAATTCTAAAAGACTGGCTTGTGTCATGCACCCGACGGGGCAAAATTTCTCGAAACACAGTCGCGATAGGTATTGTCGTGTTTGATCATCTCAGGCACTCTTGCCCTGCATCGCGTGATGAAGTTATCTCTCAGGGCGGAGAAGTAAGCGGCGCTCGGTCAGGGCTGGGGAAAATTCTTGGCGAGTACGGAATCCCAAGCAGTTACCTGAAGGAAGTAACCACACGGCAAGGTCATCAAGATGGACAAAGGCTTCTTGAGCAACTCGAATGGGGCAAGAATCTTGCAAAGATACCAGCCGAAGAAAGGGAGCATTTCCTATTGGAGTGTATTGAGGATTTGAAGAAATTAGCCAGCGAATGGCTAAAACGCCAAAGTTTGAAGATTGATGTGGACCGACGGCAAGCCCCAACAACCTGGGTCAACGTTATTATCGAGAATTCCAAAGGACATTCGGGCGGAATTGTGGAGCAACACCTTGTTGGCGCAAAGCTGGCAAGACGTTTTAGGAACTTGAGCATCCCGAATTATCCCGCCCATGCAGGGGATAGCCAAACAGAGCGCGCTGGCGATTTCGAGATTTCAAAAATGGTTTATCATGTTACATCTGCGCCATCAAGGAATGTTTTGCAGAAGTGCGCAAGTAACATCAGGGTTGGTTTGTACCCTGTTTTGTTGGTTCCACGGGAACAAGAGAGCAAAGCCCGCGTCCTTGCACAAGATGAAGGCATTGACAAGGAATTGACCATAATCTCAATTGAGGATTTCGTAGCCCTGAACATCATTGAACTTGCTACAGATGAAAGCAAAGATTTTTTCGCTGTCTTGAAAGAAATTATAGAGATATACAACAAGCGATTGTCAGAAGTTGAATCCGATTTGTCATTACAAATTGAAGTTCACTAA
- a CDS encoding very short patch repair endonuclease: MSDNLSPQDRHKTMQAVKGKGTRLEKRLWAMLAGLGLKGWKKNADNIVGKPDVAFLNQRIAIFIDGCFWHGCPYCKRKLPKTNREYWERKINRNIELARLHDEQLQREGWIVIRIWEHEMADIEKVRARIRNLLSDME, encoded by the coding sequence ATGAGCGACAACCTCAGCCCTCAAGATCGCCATAAAACTATGCAAGCCGTTAAAGGCAAAGGCACAAGACTCGAAAAACGTCTATGGGCCATGCTTGCAGGACTAGGGTTGAAGGGATGGAAAAAGAACGCCGACAATATAGTGGGCAAACCCGATGTTGCTTTTTTGAACCAGCGTATTGCTATATTTATTGACGGCTGTTTTTGGCATGGTTGTCCTTACTGTAAGAGAAAACTGCCCAAGACAAACCGTGAGTATTGGGAAAGGAAGATCAATCGCAACATAGAACTAGCCAGATTGCATGATGAACAATTGCAGCGAGAAGGTTGGATAGTAATCAGAATATGGGAACATGAAATGGCTGACATCGAAAAGGTGAGGGCAAGGATTCGTAATCTTCTTAGCGACATGGAGTGA
- a CDS encoding DNA cytosine methyltransferase has protein sequence MEYSSFPLTVAEYFAGIGLVRMGLQSYGWKVIFANDISKKKFEMYKAFFPDAEAHYVTADIFDIDPTVVPLTTLATCSFPCIDLSLAGNMHGMINGNHSSAFWGFIKILKQQGDSAPPLVLVENVPGWLYSNKGMDFRITVQALNELGYACDVFAVDALRFTPQSRLRIFLVGTRLPVSYTTIELILTRPKSLLPDQLKKNIIANEDLRWFYNEIPEPPPLRTSGLSEIVETLEDSDDRWWPDAEVKRHLAMMKETHRQRVEQLAQGQQFAYRTFFRRRRDGQQRAEVRDDDLSGCLRTAIGGSGKQFLIRAGKGSIRMRAMTPREYARLQGVPDEYPITVNGVQALTGFGDAVCVPVISWIAEHVLNPLAENGRPLYRWQLPTAQMFLFDK, from the coding sequence GTGGAATATTCCAGTTTTCCTCTTACAGTAGCCGAATATTTCGCAGGCATAGGCCTGGTCAGGATGGGCCTACAATCCTATGGTTGGAAAGTCATTTTCGCTAACGACATCTCTAAAAAGAAATTCGAGATGTACAAAGCGTTTTTCCCCGACGCAGAAGCTCATTATGTGACAGCCGACATTTTTGACATTGACCCCACTGTGGTTCCCCTCACAACCCTGGCAACTTGTTCTTTCCCTTGCATTGACCTTTCGCTGGCCGGAAACATGCATGGAATGATAAACGGCAATCATTCGAGTGCATTTTGGGGATTCATAAAAATACTAAAACAACAAGGAGACTCTGCGCCGCCGCTTGTTCTTGTTGAAAATGTACCAGGCTGGTTGTACTCAAATAAAGGAATGGATTTCAGAATAACCGTTCAGGCTCTCAATGAACTGGGCTATGCATGCGATGTGTTTGCAGTTGATGCTTTGCGCTTTACGCCACAAAGTAGGCTGCGGATATTCCTTGTTGGGACTAGACTGCCGGTCAGTTACACCACCATCGAACTAATACTAACGCGCCCGAAATCTTTACTCCCCGACCAACTCAAAAAGAATATAATTGCCAACGAAGATTTACGATGGTTTTATAATGAAATACCAGAGCCTCCTCCTCTTAGAACCTCCGGTTTGTCCGAGATAGTTGAAACATTAGAAGACTCTGATGACCGCTGGTGGCCCGACGCTGAGGTGAAGCGTCACTTGGCTATGATGAAAGAAACCCATCGCCAGAGAGTTGAACAACTGGCGCAAGGCCAGCAGTTTGCATACCGAACTTTCTTTCGCAGACGGCGCGATGGTCAGCAACGCGCAGAAGTGAGAGACGACGATTTGTCTGGTTGTCTACGTACTGCCATAGGCGGCAGCGGCAAGCAGTTTTTGATAAGGGCGGGGAAAGGTTCTATACGAATGCGCGCTATGACGCCGAGAGAATACGCACGTTTGCAAGGCGTACCTGATGAATATCCTATCACCGTAAACGGCGTACAAGCTCTCACAGGATTCGGCGACGCAGTTTGCGTTCCAGTTATATCCTGGATTGCTGAGCATGTTTTAAACCCTTTGGCCGAAAACGGTAGGCCACTATATCGGTGGCAGTTGCCTACAGCGCAGATGTTTTTGTTTGACAAATGA
- a CDS encoding site-specific integrase: MEMDVPADIIRAEKSKTLPTVLTHAKALAVIGRMSGVTQRMANILSGSGLRLMECLRLRVKARPEPVEGTEPSATATSLSATATAKTTASPSSPTPSSPTSGVTSRPFSASTKPTAATGSAKSPPLPYALARKYPHTSRELIWQYLFPASGLSKDPQTGKIMRHHLDPSLLQKAIRTAAQRLAHQSPRSGSAGNAC; encoded by the coding sequence ATGGAAATGGACGTCCCCGCCGACATCATCCGCGCCGAAAAATCCAAAACCCTGCCCACGGTCCTCACCCACGCCAAAGCCCTTGCCGTCATCGGCCGGATGAGCGGCGTCACCCAACGCATGGCAAACATCCTCTCCGGAAGCGGACTGCGCCTGATGGAATGCCTCCGCCTGCGCGTCAAAGCTCGCCCTGAGCCTGTCGAAGGGACAGAGCCTTCGGCAACCGCCACATCATTGTCCGCGACGGCAACGGCGAAGACGACCGCGTCACCATCCTCCCCGACTCCCTCATCCCCCACCTCCGGCGTCACATCCAGACCGTTCAGCGCATCCACCAAACCGACCGCGGCGACGGGTTCGGCGAAGTCTCCCCCCCTCCCCTACGCCCTCGCCCGCAAATACCCTCATACCTCCCGCGAACTCATTTGGCAATACCTCTTCCCCGCAAGCGGCCTCTCCAAAGACCCGCAAACCGGCAAGATCATGCGCCACCACCTCGACCCCTCCCTCCTCCAAAAAGCCATCCGCACCGCCGCCCAACGGCTGGCGCATCAGTCGCCGCGCAGCGGGTCGGCTGGAAACGCTTGTTAG
- a CDS encoding phage integrase N-terminal SAM-like domain-containing protein — protein sequence MAKKLLDQAREILRAKHYSYRTEQSYVDWMRRFILFHNKRHPKDMGAAEIQAFLLYLANDRNTSASTQNQALSALLVLYRHVLDQEVVPINALRAKPSRYLPTVLSKDEVSHLLDQLTGIHALLAQLLDNSGMCLAEGWRLRVTDIGFEEHHLLVCDGKGDKDRVTLLPTILQCRTSVGLAVCLPIPPHVR from the coding sequence ATGGCCAAAAAGTTACTGGATCAGGCTCGCGAGATTCTGAGAGCAAAGCATTATTCCTATCGCACCGAGCAATCCTACGTAGACTGGATGCGCCGCTTTATTCTCTTCCACAACAAGCGCCACCCCAAAGATATGGGCGCTGCTGAAATCCAGGCCTTCCTCCTCTACCTCGCCAACGACCGCAACACCTCCGCCTCCACCCAAAACCAGGCCCTTTCTGCCCTCCTCGTCCTCTATCGCCATGTTCTCGATCAGGAAGTGGTGCCCATCAACGCTCTGCGTGCCAAGCCATCCAGGTACCTCCCCACCGTCCTCTCCAAGGACGAGGTCAGCCACCTTCTGGATCAACTGACAGGTATACATGCTCTCTTGGCCCAACTTCTCGATAACAGTGGTATGTGCCTGGCCGAAGGATGGCGTTTACGTGTCACAGACATCGGCTTCGAGGAGCATCACCTCCTCGTTTGTGATGGCAAAGGGGACAAGGACCGGGTAACTCTCCTGCCTACCATACTCCAATGCCGAACGAGCGTGGGGCTGGCAGTATGTCTTCCCATCCCACCGCATGTCCGCTAA
- a CDS encoding tyrosine-type recombinase/integrase, producing the protein MSAKPGTGIRHRHHLDPSSQQKAIRQTAKAIGLAKPVGPHTLRHCFATHLLEAGYDFCTMRELLSHQDVKTTMIYPTSCSGEPWACAAP; encoded by the coding sequence ATGTCCGCTAAGCCGGGAACCGGTATTCGTCACCGCCATCATCTGGACCCCAGCAGCCAGCAGAAAGCCATCCGCCAGACCGCCAAAGCCATCGGTCTCGCCAAACCGGTGGGTCCCCATACCCTGCGCCATTGCTTCGCCACCCACCTGCTGGAAGCCGGTTATGACTTCTGCACGATGCGAGAACTCCTGAGTCACCAAGACGTCAAGACCACTATGATTTACCCCACATCATGCAGCGGGGAACCTTGGGCGTGCGCGGCCCCCTGA
- a CDS encoding type II CAAX endopeptidase family protein, protein MSKHLVVWFYILAFGISWLGWIPTVIGSHGIAPFINPSFQFLLICSAVGPALAAVIVTQIAYGKEQVGNLLKALIQWRVGLVWYLVGLVGPFALLLVAQGVTTFFGLSATQPTPQGDVFSLALATFLMSLFANPWEEVGWRGFARPHLQKRYTAVVATFIVGMLWGLWHLPLFFWKGNPISEYPFLPWFISTVAGSFIYTWLYNSTNGSLLLVTLFHIALNTFSVVISGVSIITLALLEVVVALVLVVIVGGANLSRRERDCAG, encoded by the coding sequence ATGAGCAAACATCTCGTTGTTTGGTTCTACATTCTGGCGTTCGGTATCTCGTGGCTGGGCTGGATACCTACAGTCATAGGGTCACACGGCATTGCACCGTTTATCAATCCCTCTTTCCAGTTTCTTCTCATCTGCTCTGCTGTGGGTCCTGCCCTGGCAGCCGTTATTGTGACGCAGATAGCGTATGGTAAGGAGCAAGTTGGGAATTTGCTCAAGGCGCTTATCCAATGGCGGGTAGGCCTGGTATGGTACCTTGTCGGATTGGTGGGTCCTTTCGCTCTGCTCCTTGTGGCACAGGGGGTGACGACATTCTTCGGTCTTTCTGCAACACAGCCAACGCCTCAAGGTGACGTATTTTCTCTAGCCCTAGCTACTTTCTTGATGTCTTTGTTTGCCAATCCGTGGGAAGAAGTTGGCTGGCGTGGCTTTGCACGACCACACTTGCAGAAACGATATACTGCTGTGGTCGCTACCTTCATCGTCGGTATGTTGTGGGGATTATGGCACCTGCCGCTTTTCTTCTGGAAAGGTAATCCAATATCAGAATATCCTTTTCTCCCCTGGTTTATCAGCACGGTGGCAGGATCTTTTATCTACACGTGGCTTTACAATAGCACAAACGGCAGTCTTTTGCTGGTAACACTGTTTCACATCGCATTGAACACATTTAGCGTAGTGATAAGTGGCGTGTCCATTATCACGCTGGCTCTCTTGGAAGTTGTTGTAGCACTTGTTCTGGTCGTGATCGTCGGTGGTGCAAATCTATCGCGTCGGGAAAGAGACTGTGCGGGCTAA
- a CDS encoding MBL fold metallo-hydrolase, whose protein sequence is MDNVPALTIVNVGYRSTNYWVISAGNSRLLVDIGWPGTLGIMKANLKKMGIPLREIRYALATHYHIDHAGLAEELKQEGVHLLVLDVQVDAIPIMKTWTKPADNYVDITQHGNVVISFEQSRQILGQIGIAGEILHTPGHTEHCVSLLLDDGSVFTGDLPPEAYAYDNPVALASWSLLREKGAIRVYPAHGPIRLLDEIRR, encoded by the coding sequence ATGGATAACGTACCAGCCCTAACTATTGTCAACGTTGGTTACCGCTCAACCAATTACTGGGTTATCAGTGCAGGTAATTCTCGTTTGCTTGTTGACATCGGTTGGCCAGGAACCCTCGGTATCATGAAGGCAAATCTCAAGAAGATGGGAATACCCCTCCGTGAAATTCGTTACGCGCTTGCCACGCACTATCATATCGACCATGCGGGACTTGCCGAGGAATTAAAGCAAGAAGGTGTTCATCTCCTCGTGCTCGATGTGCAGGTGGACGCTATCCCGATCATGAAAACCTGGACGAAGCCGGCCGACAACTACGTTGACATTACGCAGCATGGCAACGTCGTCATCTCATTCGAACAAAGTCGTCAGATCCTTGGTCAGATTGGGATTGCTGGAGAAATCCTGCATACACCTGGTCACACTGAACATTGCGTCTCGCTTCTCCTCGACGATGGTTCAGTTTTCACGGGGGATCTTCCGCCAGAAGCCTATGCCTATGACAATCCTGTCGCTCTGGCGAGTTGGAGCCTCCTTCGAGAAAAGGGCGCTATCCGTGTGTATCCTGCCCATGGCCCGATAAGGTTACTCGACGAAATTCGACGATGA
- a CDS encoding HNH endonuclease, with protein sequence MNYQLGNGYSVILISVSHNAPYRDRLEDDGSTLVYEGHDVQRCAEILDPKSVDQREFNPTGTLTENGKFHKAAQDYKKGLRPPEKVRVYEKIRPVIWSYNGVFELVDFWREFDGQRKVFKFKLIAVEESTSDNGQTETIVRRRVIPTSVKVEVWKRDGGRCVICSATDELHYDHIIPYSKGGTSLKAENIQLLCARHNLEKRDKIE encoded by the coding sequence ATGAACTATCAGCTTGGCAATGGCTACTCTGTGATCTTGATTTCTGTAAGCCATAATGCTCCATACCGTGATCGCCTTGAAGATGATGGCTCTACTTTGGTTTATGAAGGGCACGATGTTCAAAGATGCGCAGAAATTCTCGACCCGAAATCTGTTGATCAACGCGAGTTCAATCCAACAGGCACGTTAACTGAGAATGGCAAGTTTCACAAAGCGGCCCAAGATTACAAAAAAGGACTTCGGCCGCCAGAAAAAGTGAGAGTTTACGAGAAAATACGTCCAGTCATTTGGTCCTACAATGGCGTTTTTGAGTTAGTTGACTTCTGGCGAGAATTTGATGGTCAACGGAAAGTCTTTAAATTCAAGCTGATTGCTGTTGAGGAAAGTACTTCCGACAATGGTCAAACTGAAACCATCGTACGCAGAAGAGTCATTCCAACGTCTGTCAAAGTTGAGGTATGGAAAAGAGATGGCGGCAGGTGTGTTATCTGTAGTGCAACGGACGAGCTTCATTATGACCACATTATTCCATATTCAAAAGGTGGAACTTCGCTAAAGGCAGAAAATATCCAACTGCTCTGTGCAAGACACAATCTTGAGAAGAGAGATAAAATTGAATGA
- a CDS encoding GNAT family N-acetyltransferase, whose translation MNTRLTIQVVPSAHLSDADRKTIIALCNRAYEDDLEPLFDTFVGATHVLAYHKGHLVSHALWVTRYLQVGSGPLLRTAYIEAVATDPAYRNRGFATTIMKRIVDEIGDYELAALSPSSVVFYERLGWELWRGPLFIRTETDVLPTPAEEQVMILRLPKTPSLDPNAPLSAEWRTGEKVVVRVPS comes from the coding sequence ATGAATACCCGGCTAACTATCCAGGTAGTTCCAAGCGCACACTTGTCAGATGCGGATCGGAAAACCATCATTGCACTCTGCAACCGCGCCTACGAGGACGACTTAGAACCACTGTTCGACACGTTTGTTGGCGCAACGCATGTTCTTGCTTACCATAAAGGCCATCTTGTCAGTCATGCACTCTGGGTGACCCGCTATTTGCAAGTTGGGAGCGGCCCTCTTTTGCGCACCGCGTACATCGAAGCAGTGGCTACCGACCCCGCCTATCGCAATCGGGGTTTTGCAACAACCATCATGAAACGCATTGTTGATGAGATTGGGGACTATGAATTGGCCGCACTTTCTCCATCCAGTGTTGTGTTTTATGAGCGACTTGGGTGGGAGCTTTGGCGTGGTCCGTTGTTTATCAGAACCGAAACAGACGTGTTGCCAACTCCTGCCGAAGAACAGGTGATGATTCTCCGTCTTCCGAAAACACCGTCGCTTGATCCGAATGCACCACTTTCTGCAGAGTGGCGTACAGGTGAAAAGGTCGTTGTCAGAGTACCATCCTGA
- a CDS encoding Eco57I restriction-modification methylase domain-containing protein, whose product MQFEMSRFTPPSTQYVDTERVTKHFYEEFQQQREAFQTSIRGIPAEHDRNWYASVLINRLMFIYFIQQKGFLNNNTDYLRERLEWSTTHRGPHRYYRDVLQTLFFQGLSCEPKQRDPAVNQLLGDVPYFNSSLFVPHPLEERYGAALDIPDHAFAQLFAFFDTWRWCVHRRSGTDKREIDPDIMGYILEKYINQKQTGAYYTRDDISGYICRSTIIPVLFDKAGLSLAPLNIAQNIGKYIYPAMRQAEPLPTETPREHIMRRTQVATIVAAAEAGQIATINDAVTANLNLEALITDLIPLLTAPQVYRLYTVLAGDPAYGRLPLSVLDPTVGSGAFLFAALRILQPIYAAVLNRMEELVAQKQTAGLPLREVLAEADGHANRASFMTKSIILRNLYGVDLMAEAVEICKLRLWLRMIADLDHAQHLASLPDIDFNIQTGNALVGFAQPAEISDRVVPGHAQLLAEIQDVQRELDSYRAAQLRCDLDHAGRHLLRCRIRHRLEAINAHLDRALQQAGLLWVRPNGDYNTQPFHWCSVWYPMLNRGGFDVIVGNPPYLAYSNVKHIYRIVNYQTEDTGNVYAFIIERALHLLSKQGRFGMIVPIASISTERMRSLQHIYRHYTQWHSHYAVRPGKLFAGVDMNLTITLLKRAETEPTVYTTSYYRWFSGKHSDRPYLFDKIIYCHWPGIPTHANPVPKVGSPIEVTLLEKMHSHRKKLKDFVAKDGVAIYYHSGGRYWRKALLEKLSSHYKPIVVPAHLRPVVMALLNSQLFYWYWIVNSNCMDVVSREVLELPVFDISAIDVRPYIELEQALLATYAAHQTTRLRRGATIQTREINVDVARAKPLLDRIDCLLAQHYGFTDEEREFIVNYDLKYRLSRDREDG is encoded by the coding sequence ATGCAGTTTGAGATGTCTCGTTTCACACCACCATCAACTCAGTATGTTGATACTGAACGGGTGACCAAACATTTCTACGAAGAATTCCAACAGCAGCGTGAAGCGTTTCAGACAAGTATACGTGGTATTCCGGCGGAACATGATCGGAATTGGTACGCTTCTGTGCTGATCAATCGATTGATGTTCATCTATTTTATTCAGCAAAAAGGTTTTTTGAATAACAACACCGATTATCTACGTGAACGGCTCGAATGGAGTACAACGCATCGAGGACCTCATCGCTACTATCGTGATGTGTTGCAAACCCTTTTTTTTCAGGGTTTGAGTTGTGAACCCAAGCAACGCGACCCGGCGGTTAACCAACTTCTCGGCGATGTCCCCTATTTCAACAGTAGCCTGTTCGTCCCGCATCCTCTTGAGGAACGGTATGGCGCAGCGCTGGATATTCCCGATCACGCCTTTGCCCAACTCTTTGCCTTTTTTGATACGTGGCGTTGGTGTGTACATCGCCGATCCGGTACCGATAAGCGTGAGATCGATCCCGATATTATGGGATACATCTTAGAAAAGTACATTAATCAAAAACAGACGGGTGCGTACTACACACGTGATGATATTTCTGGTTACATTTGCCGCTCAACGATCATTCCGGTTTTGTTTGACAAAGCCGGGTTATCGCTTGCACCGCTCAACATCGCGCAAAACATTGGCAAATACATATACCCGGCAATGCGGCAGGCGGAGCCATTGCCTACCGAAACGCCCCGTGAGCACATCATGCGACGAACACAGGTCGCGACAATTGTGGCCGCGGCGGAAGCGGGCCAGATTGCGACGATCAACGATGCGGTCACGGCGAACCTTAACCTCGAAGCACTCATCACCGATCTGATACCGCTGCTCACGGCACCGCAGGTGTATAGGCTTTACACCGTCTTGGCCGGCGATCCGGCTTACGGACGGTTACCGCTCAGTGTGCTCGATCCCACCGTCGGTTCGGGCGCGTTTCTCTTCGCGGCGCTGCGGATTCTGCAACCGATCTATGCGGCAGTTCTCAACCGGATGGAGGAACTGGTTGCGCAGAAGCAGACTGCCGGGCTGCCGTTGCGAGAGGTGTTGGCAGAAGCGGACGGGCACGCGAACCGTGCATCCTTCATGACCAAGAGCATTATCCTGCGCAATCTGTACGGCGTTGATCTGATGGCCGAGGCAGTTGAAATCTGCAAATTACGCCTCTGGCTGCGCATGATCGCCGATCTCGATCATGCCCAACATCTCGCATCATTACCGGATATCGATTTCAACATTCAGACCGGGAATGCACTGGTTGGGTTTGCCCAACCGGCAGAGATTAGTGATCGGGTTGTGCCGGGTCACGCACAACTGCTCGCCGAGATTCAGGATGTCCAACGCGAATTGGATAGCTATCGTGCGGCGCAGCTCCGCTGCGATCTTGATCACGCCGGTCGTCACCTACTACGCTGTCGGATCCGTCACCGGCTAGAAGCAATCAATGCGCATCTTGATCGGGCCTTGCAACAGGCAGGGTTGCTATGGGTTCGACCAAACGGAGACTACAATACCCAACCGTTTCACTGGTGTAGTGTATGGTATCCAATGCTCAATCGTGGTGGTTTTGATGTGATTGTCGGTAATCCACCGTATCTTGCCTACAGTAACGTGAAGCATATCTACCGTATTGTCAATTATCAGACTGAAGATACGGGAAATGTGTATGCGTTTATCATCGAACGAGCATTACATCTATTATCTAAGCAAGGAAGGTTTGGGATGATTGTACCGATCGCATCGATCTCAACTGAACGTATGCGATCATTACAACATATCTATCGTCATTACACACAGTGGCACAGCCATTACGCGGTCAGACCCGGTAAGCTCTTTGCCGGGGTTGATATGAACCTCACGATTACCCTGCTCAAGCGCGCTGAAACTGAACCAACCGTCTACACCACATCCTACTACCGTTGGTTCAGCGGCAAACACAGCGACCGGCCCTACTTGTTTGACAAGATTATATACTGTCATTGGCCGGGTATTCCCACCCACGCAAATCCTGTGCCTAAAGTTGGCTCGCCGATTGAGGTAACACTGCTCGAAAAGATGCATTCACACCGTAAAAAGCTAAAAGATTTTGTGGCAAAAGACGGCGTTGCTATTTACTATCATTCCGGCGGGCGATACTGGCGCAAAGCATTGCTGGAAAAACTATCGTCACACTACAAACCGATTGTAGTGCCTGCCCACCTTCGTCCGGTAGTCATGGCGTTATTGAATAGCCAACTTTTTTATTGGTATTGGATTGTCAATTCTAATTGTATGGACGTAGTTTCACGCGAAGTGTTAGAACTACCGGTGTTTGACATATCCGCGATTGATGTTCGTCCATATATTGAACTAGAACAGGCATTACTGGCGACCTATGCAGCCCATCAAACGACTCGCCTGCGTCGAGGAGCGACCATTCAGACGAGGGAGATCAATGTTGATGTTGCTCGCGCCAAACCTCTTCTTGATCGCATCGACTGCTTGCTGGCGCAGCACTACGGCTTTACCGATGAGGAACGTGAGTTTATTGTCAATTACGACCTCAAGTACCGTTTGAGCCGTGATCGGGAAGATGGCTAA